One Thunnus thynnus chromosome 21, fThuThy2.1, whole genome shotgun sequence DNA segment encodes these proteins:
- the f3a gene encoding coagulation factor IIIa: METIRLPAASLALFILFFLFTNSASGSYPRAQNVTWKSTNFKTILTWGPEPSVDYSYSVQFSAVGQDKKNDPNCFRRSATVCDLSSSLKDPKACYTADVQSEPPRGETSDVIEPPYTSSPRFCPYKDTDIGRLDFKLEVSANKKTTLYVTDPLTAVFKDGRQLNIRDIFADDLAYKVTYRRNKSTGKKVHVSKTNVIELPDLDRGESYCFNVQAYISSRSPDKKLGELSQTKCSEDKDLSIFEEYSVGVIAGAILVILLLIAIIIAVTVICCNRRKNAEGRRSGKEGVPLQNV; encoded by the exons ATGGAGACAATAAGACTACCCGCAGCCTCTCTGGCTCTCTttattctcttctttctcttcacaAACTCAGCTTCAG gttCCTATCCCAGAGCACAGAATGTCACTTGGAAATCCACTAACTTTAAAACCATACTGACCTGGGGTCCAGAACCATCAGTGGATTACTCCTACTCTGTGCAGTTCTCTGC ggttggtcaggacaaaaagAACGACCCTAACTGCTTCCGGAGATCGGCAACAGTGTGTGATCTGTCCAGCTCTCTGAAAGATCCGAAGGCCTGCTACACAGCTGACGTCCAGTCTGAACCACCGCGGGGGGAGACCTCTGATGTCATTGAGCCCCCCTACACCAGCTCACCACGATTCTGCCCCTACAAAGACA CTGATATAGGCAGACTTGACTTCAAGCTGGAGGTGAGCGCAAACAAAAAGACCACGCTGTATGTGACTGACCCACTCACTGCCGTGTTTAAAGATGGTCGCCAGCTGAACATCAGGGATATCTTCGCAGATGACCTGGCATATAAAGTCACCTATCGTAGAAATAAGAGCACTGGCAAG AAAGTGCACGTCTCCAAGACCAATGTGATAGAGCTGCCTGATCTGGACCGAGGTGAGAGCTACTGTTTCAACGTCCAGGCCTACATCTCCAGCCGCAGCCCCGATAAAAAGCTGGGAGAGCTGAGCCAGACCAAGTGCTCCGAAGACAAAGACCTGTCCATCTTTGAAG AGTACTCAGTGGGTGTGATCGCTGGTGCCATCTTAGTCATCTTGCTGCTGATCGCTATCATCATCGCTGTCACAGTGATCTGCTGCAACCGCAGGAAGAACGCTGAAGGACGAAGAAGTGGAAAAGAAGGAGTTCCACTCCAGAATGTATAG